The Methylobacterium currus genome contains a region encoding:
- a CDS encoding branched-chain amino acid ABC transporter permease, protein MNTLVARVTTEPPRRRAALPGAALAGLALAVLAALPVAAEAAGLPFLVVTATRMMIFGLAALSLDLVLGYGAMVSFGHAAFIGLGAYAVGILDAHGIRDLAIQAPVAALVCALFALVTGAISLRTRGVYFIMITLAFGQMAYFFMVSLAAYGGDDGLPLSGRSTLFGMRLIEGDPALFYCVLAVLAVVLLSLRRVVASRFGRVLRGSRDNAVRMQAIGFSPLPYRLTAYVLAGAIAGLAGVLLANQAEFVSPAYMSWQRSGELIVMVVLGGMGTLIGPVAGAAALIALEEVLAHYSDHWRLGLGLMLVAVVILSRGGLAGLAAKLGRRA, encoded by the coding sequence ATGAACACCCTGGTTGCCCGCGTGACGACCGAGCCGCCCCGGCGCCGCGCCGCGCTGCCGGGCGCCGCCCTCGCCGGACTGGCGCTGGCGGTCCTCGCCGCCCTGCCGGTCGCGGCGGAAGCCGCCGGCCTGCCCTTCCTGGTCGTCACCGCGACCCGGATGATGATCTTCGGGCTCGCCGCCCTCTCCCTCGACCTCGTGCTCGGCTACGGCGCGATGGTGTCGTTCGGCCACGCCGCCTTCATCGGCCTGGGCGCCTACGCGGTCGGAATCCTGGACGCCCACGGCATCCGCGACCTCGCGATCCAGGCGCCGGTGGCAGCGCTCGTCTGCGCCCTCTTCGCCCTCGTCACCGGGGCGATCTCTCTGCGCACCCGCGGCGTCTACTTCATCATGATCACGCTGGCCTTCGGGCAGATGGCCTATTTCTTCATGGTCTCGCTCGCTGCTTACGGCGGCGACGACGGCTTGCCGCTATCGGGCCGCTCGACCCTGTTCGGGATGCGGCTGATCGAGGGCGATCCGGCGCTGTTCTACTGCGTGCTGGCGGTGCTGGCGGTCGTGCTCCTCTCGTTGCGCCGCGTCGTCGCCTCGCGCTTCGGCCGGGTGCTGCGCGGCAGCCGCGACAACGCGGTGCGGATGCAGGCGATCGGCTTCTCCCCCCTACCCTACCGGCTCACCGCCTACGTGCTCGCCGGCGCCATCGCAGGCCTCGCCGGGGTGCTGCTCGCCAACCAGGCCGAGTTCGTCTCGCCGGCCTATATGAGCTGGCAGCGCTCGGGCGAGCTGATCGTCATGGTGGTGCTCGGCGGGATGGGCACGCTGATCGGCCCGGTGGCCGGCGCCGCGGCGCTCATCGCCCTCGAAGAGGTGCTGGCGCATTACTCCGACCATTGGCGGCTCGGCCTCGGGCTGATGCTGGTCGCGGTGGTGATCCTCTCCCGCGGCGGCCTCGCGGGGCTGGCGGCGAAGCTCGGGAGGCGCGCGTGA
- a CDS encoding ABC transporter ATP-binding protein, whose protein sequence is MTPLLSVRNLRKSYGALRVTDDVSLDVASGELHAIIGPNGAGKTTLIHQLSGSLPSDSGSVHLAGEDVTHWPMVARVRRGLARSFQITSILDGFSVLENVALAVQARSGSSFRFFRPAAKEKTLNGEAMDALGRVGLADRAGRRAGSLSHGEKRQLELAVALATGARLLLLDEPLAGTGPEESAILVGLMHELKATHTIVLIEHDMEAVFALADRMSVLVYGRVIASGLPSVVRSDPAVRAAYLGEEEAA, encoded by the coding sequence GTGACCCCGCTGCTCTCCGTTCGAAATCTCCGAAAGTCCTACGGCGCCCTGAGGGTCACCGACGACGTCAGCCTCGACGTGGCCTCGGGCGAGCTGCACGCCATCATCGGCCCGAACGGCGCCGGCAAGACCACGCTGATCCACCAGCTCTCGGGCAGCCTCCCGAGCGATTCCGGCAGCGTGCACCTCGCCGGCGAGGACGTGACGCATTGGCCGATGGTCGCCCGGGTCCGCCGCGGCCTCGCCCGCTCGTTCCAGATCACCTCGATCCTCGACGGGTTCTCGGTGCTGGAGAACGTCGCGCTCGCGGTTCAGGCCCGGTCAGGCTCGAGCTTCCGGTTCTTCCGCCCGGCGGCGAAAGAAAAGACGCTCAACGGCGAGGCGATGGACGCGCTCGGTCGCGTCGGCCTCGCCGACCGGGCCGGGCGGCGGGCCGGCAGCCTGTCGCATGGCGAGAAGCGCCAGCTCGAACTGGCGGTGGCGCTCGCCACCGGCGCCCGCCTGCTCCTCCTCGACGAGCCGCTGGCCGGCACCGGCCCGGAGGAATCGGCGATCCTGGTCGGGCTGATGCATGAGCTGAAGGCGACCCACACGATCGTGCTGATCGAGCACGACATGGAGGCGGTGTTCGCGCTCGCCGACCGGATGAGCGTGCTGGTCTACGGTCGCGTCATCGCGAGCGGCCTGCCTTCGGTCGTCCGGTCCGATCCGGCGGTGCGCGCCGCCTATCTCGGCGAGGAGGAGGCGGCCTGA
- a CDS encoding ABC transporter ATP-binding protein has protein sequence MLAIEGLESAYGDSRILFGIDLSVAKGEVVTLLGRNGMGKTTTVKSIFGLLKPRAGRILIDGEDMAGRPSHLVARRGLGLVPEGRQVFPTLSVEENLVATHRGGRGAKWNLDSVYRLFPRLKERRRNGGDQLSGGEQQMLAIGRALMTNPRLVVLDEATEGLAPLIREEIWTCLRAIKDEGEAILVIDKNVDALARFADRHVVIEKGRVVWTGTSAALRQAPEVKDRFLHV, from the coding sequence ATGCTCGCGATCGAGGGCCTGGAGAGCGCCTACGGCGATTCCCGCATCCTGTTCGGGATCGACCTCTCCGTCGCCAAGGGCGAGGTGGTGACCCTGCTGGGCCGCAACGGCATGGGCAAGACCACCACGGTGAAGTCGATCTTCGGCCTGCTGAAACCCCGGGCCGGCCGCATCCTGATCGACGGCGAGGACATGGCCGGGCGCCCGTCCCACCTCGTCGCCCGCCGCGGCCTCGGCCTGGTGCCGGAGGGCCGGCAGGTCTTCCCGACCCTCTCGGTCGAGGAGAACCTGGTCGCCACCCATCGGGGCGGGCGGGGCGCGAAGTGGAATCTGGATTCGGTCTACCGCCTGTTTCCGCGGCTGAAGGAGCGGCGCCGCAATGGCGGCGACCAGCTCTCGGGCGGCGAGCAGCAGATGCTGGCGATCGGACGAGCTCTGATGACCAACCCGCGCCTCGTCGTCCTCGACGAGGCGACGGAAGGGCTGGCGCCGCTGATCCGCGAGGAGATCTGGACCTGCCTGCGGGCGATCAAGGACGAGGGCGAGGCGATCCTGGTGATCGACAAGAACGTCGACGCGCTGGCCCGCTTCGCCGACCGTCACGTGGTGATCGAGAAGGGCCGCGTGGTCTGGACCGGCACCAGCGCCGCGCTCCGGCAGGCGCCGGAGGTGAAGGACCGGTTCCTTCATGTGTGA
- a CDS encoding cupin domain-containing protein gives MTPMTAGITRAGEGIEGVRWNILGQTYIPKQLSESSLSWHATFPPGTFVPPHIHPTQDEFLYILQGRLTAVLDGQESVAEPGDTIRLPRGQPHGLFNRSDSDVKCFFWVSPARRLYDLFWALHNLGPQANPADVVAISAKHEVDFLPPPDAE, from the coding sequence ATGACACCCATGACCGCAGGCATTACCCGCGCCGGTGAGGGCATCGAGGGCGTCCGCTGGAACATCCTCGGCCAGACCTACATCCCCAAGCAGCTCTCCGAGAGCTCGCTGTCCTGGCACGCCACCTTCCCGCCGGGCACCTTCGTGCCGCCGCACATCCACCCGACGCAGGACGAGTTCCTGTACATCCTGCAAGGGCGCCTCACCGCCGTGCTCGACGGGCAGGAGAGCGTGGCCGAGCCCGGCGACACGATCCGGCTGCCGCGGGGCCAGCCGCACGGGCTGTTCAACCGCTCGGATTCCGACGTGAAGTGCTTCTTCTGGGTCTCGCCGGCGCGCCGCCTCTACGACCTGTTCTGGGCCCTGCACAATCTCGGGCCGCAGGCGAACCCCGCCGACGTGGTGGCGATCTCGGCCAAGCACGAGGTCGACTTCCTCCCGCCCCCGGATGCGGAGTGA